The proteins below come from a single Antennarius striatus isolate MH-2024 chromosome 18, ASM4005453v1, whole genome shotgun sequence genomic window:
- the pkn2a gene encoding serine/threonine-protein kinase N2 isoform X1, with translation MRELVASPEMETAEGDEVMGDARGQLVAERLGLGHNLDLSDTMVQQKLDEIKEQIRREIRKELKIKEGAENLRKVTTDKKSLAYVDNMLKKSNKKVEELHQELQELNAHIVVKDPEELLECPLTPDTPNSEVRMCTSSSRLAALKRQNDIELKVKQGAENMILMYSNGPSKDRKLLATAQQMLQDSKTKIEFIRMQILKASQANELSFENDVMDKPIISPLDLRVEELCHHAKIESAVAEGAKNVMKLLGSGKVTEKRAHSEAQARFNESSQKLDLLRYSLEQRLNELPKNHPRSHGIMEELSLLSSPTLSPRSSIISTQNQYSTVTKPAALTGTLDVRLMGCQDLLENVPGRSKAASVPLPGWSPSETRSSFISRANRNRGVSSRNLTKSEELSNEISAVLKLDNTVVGQTTWKPVSNQAWDQKFTLELDRSRELEISVYWRDWRSLCAVKFLRLEDFLDNQRHGMCLYLEPQGMLFAEVTFFNPVIERRPKLQRQKKIFSKQQGKTFLRAPQMNINIATWGRLVRRAIPTVSTNSFSPQAADTGPSSLPGSPSPSSDPLVTKLDFDKEPTPGPKHYPAPDSIQQPLAQDKIPNKDEVQDALASFDFLNKRNSMAVPAELERLVEQEIQHSDLEITAFQKDTEIREEEQFHFSLQDFKCVAVLGRGHFGKVLLAEYKSTGEMFAIKALKKGDIVARDEVDSLMCEKRIFETVNSVRHPFLVNLFACFQTQEHVCFVMEYAAGGDLMMHIHADVFSESRAVFYAACVVLGLQFLHDHKIVYRDLKLDNLLLDTEGYVKIADFGLCKEGMGFRDRTSTFCGTPEFLAPEVLTETSYTRAVDWWGLGVLIFEMLVGESPFPGDDEEEVFDSIVNDEVRYPRFLSTEAISIMRRLLRRSPERRLGAGERDAEEVKKHLFFRNMDWNGLLAKKVKPPFVPTIQGANDVSNFDDEFTSEAPILTPPREPRALNSDEQNMFSDFDYIADWC, from the exons ATGCGTGAACTGGTTGCTTCACCAGAGATGGAGACGGCTGAAGGCGATGAAGTTATG ggggaTGCCAGGGGCCAGCTGGTGGCGGAGCGACTGGGTCTGGGACACAACCTGGATCTGTCGGACACCATGGTCCAACAGAAGCTGGACGAGATCAAGGAACAGATCCGCCGCGAGATCCGCAAGGAGCTGAAGATCAAAGAAGGAGCAGAGAACCTCAGAAAG GTCACTACGGACAAGAAGAGCCTGGCGTATGTCGACAACATGCTAAAAAAATCTAACAAGAAGGTAGAGGAGCTTCACCAGGAGCTCCAGGAGCTCAATGCCCACATTGTGGTCAAAGACCCTGAAGAACTGCTAG AATGCCCTTTGACCCCAGACACCCCCAACAGTGAAGTGAGGATGTGCACCAGCAGCAGCCGCCTGGCCGCCCTGAAGAGGCAGAACGACATCGAGCTCAAAGTCAAACAGGGCGCCGAAAACATGATCCTGATGTACTCCAACGGACCGTCCAAG GACCGTAAGTTACTAGCGACCGCCCAGCAGATGCTTCAGGACAGCAAGACGAAGATCGAGTTCATCCGGATGCAGATCCTCAAGGCCAGCCAGGCCAACGAGTTGAGCTTCGAAAACGACGTGATGG ACAAACCCATCATCAGCCCGCTGGACCTGCGGGTGGAGGAGCTGTGTCATCACGCCAAAATAGAGTCCGCCGTGGCCGAAGGAGCCAAGAACGTCATGAAGCTTTTGGGTTCGGGGAAAGTCACGGAAAAAAGAGCTCATTCAGAG GCCCAGGCTCGTTTTAACGAGTCCAGTCAGAAGCTCGACCTCCTGCGATATTCCTTGGAGCAGCGCCTGAACGAGTTGCCAAAGAACCACCCCCGCAGCCACGGCATCATGGAGGAGCTGTCGCTGCTGTCCTCCCCGACGCTCAGCCCCAGATCCAGCATCATCTCCACGCAGAACCAGTACAGCACCGTCACCAAGCCCGCCGCGCTCACAG GCACGTTAGACGTGAGGCTCATGGGATGTCAGGATCTCTTGGAAAACGTCCCGGGTCGGTCCAAAGCCGCGTCCGTGCCACTGCCCGGCTGGAGCCCCAGCGAGACGCGTTCCTCCTTCATCAGCCGGGCAAACCGCAACCGCGGTGTGAGCTCCAGGAACCTGACCAAGAGCGAGGAGCTTTCCA ATGAGATCAGCGCCGTGTTGAAGCTGGACAACACGGTCGTCGGCCAGACGACCTGGAAGCCCGTCAGCAACCAGGCCTGGGACCAGAAGTTCACCCTGGAGCTGGACCGG TCCCGCGAGCTGGAGATCTCCGTGTACTGGCGCGACTGGCGTTCGCTATGCGCCGTCAAGTTCCTGCGACTGGAGGACTTCCTGGACAACCAGCGTCACGGGATGTGTCTGTACCTGGAGCCGCAGGGGATGCTGTTCGCCGAG GTGACCTTTTTCAATCCCGTCATTGAGAGACGACCGAAGCTGCAGAGGCAAAAGAAGATTTTCTCTAAGCAACAAG GTAAAACTTTCCTGCGAGCCCCTCAGATGAACATCAACATCGCCACCTGGGGCCGCCTGGTGAGGAGAGCCATCCCGACCGTCAGCACCAACTCCTTCAGCCCACAGGCGGCCGACACCGGGCCCAGCAGCCTGCCTGGTTCCCCCTCCCCCAGCAG CGACCCTCTGGTGACCAAGCTGGACTTTGATAAAGAGCCCACCCCCGGACCCAAACACTATCCAGCTCCTGATAGCATCCAACAACCACTGGCGCAGGATAAGATTCCCAACAAGGACGAGGTCCAG GACGCTCTCGCCTCTTTCGACTTCCTGAACAAGAGGAACAGCATGGCGGTGCCGGCGGAGCTGGAGCGACTGGTGGAGCAGGAGATCCAGCATTCAGACCTGGAGATCACAGCCTTTCAGAAGGACACAGAAATCAG GGAAGAAGAGCAGTTCCACTTCAGCCTCCAGGATTTCAAATGCGTGGCTGTCCTGGGACGCGGTCACTTTGGAAAa gtGTTGTTAGCGGAATATAAAAGTACAGGGGAGATGTTCGCCATCAAAGCTCTGAAGAAAGGAGACATCGTGGCTCGTGATGAGGTGGACAG TTTGATGTGCGAGAAGAGGATTTTCGAGACGGTCAACAGCGTCCGCCACCCGTTCCTGGTCAACCTGTTTGCGTGTTTCCAGACGCAGGAACACGTGTGTTTCGTCATGGAGTACGCAGCCGGCGGCGACCTGATGATGCACATCCACGCCGATGTCTTCTCCGAGTCCAGGGCCGT atTTTACGCCGCCTGCGTCGTTCTGGGTTTGCAGTTTTTACACGACCATAAGATTGTGTACAG AGATTTGAAGCTGGATAATCTGCTCCTGGACACAGAGGGATATGTAAAGATCGCCGACTTTGGGCTTTGTAAAGAAG GAATGGGCTTCCGGGATCGCACCAGCACCTTCTGCGGGACCCCCGAGTTTTTAGCCCCGGAGGTTTTAACTGAAACCTCGTACACCCGCGCTGTCGACTGGTGGGGGCTGGGCGTCCTCATCTTCGAGATGCTGGTAGGAGAG TCGCCGTTCCCCGGCGACGACGAGGAGGAAGTGTTCGACAGCATCGTCAACGACGAAGTCCGCTACCCGCGGTTCCTCTCCACTGAGGCCATCTCCATCATGAGGAGG CTTTTGAGGAGGAGTCCAGAACGGCGGCTGGGAGCTGGAGAAAGGGACGCAGAGGAGGTCAAGAAGCATCTCTTCTTCAGG AACATGGATTGGAACGGGCTGCTGGCCAAGAAGGTGAAGCCGCCGTTCGTGCCGACCATCCAGGGCGCCAACGACGTCAGCAACTTCGACGACGAATTTACCTCAGAGGCGCCGATCTTGACCCCGCCCAGGGAACCCAGAGCGCTGAACTCAGACGAGCAGAACATGTTCTCTGACTTTGATTACATTGCTGACTGGTGttag
- the pkn2a gene encoding serine/threonine-protein kinase N2 isoform X2 — MAADSVQGDARGQLVAERLGLGHNLDLSDTMVQQKLDEIKEQIRREIRKELKIKEGAENLRKVTTDKKSLAYVDNMLKKSNKKVEELHQELQELNAHIVVKDPEELLECPLTPDTPNSEVRMCTSSSRLAALKRQNDIELKVKQGAENMILMYSNGPSKDRKLLATAQQMLQDSKTKIEFIRMQILKASQANELSFENDVMDKPIISPLDLRVEELCHHAKIESAVAEGAKNVMKLLGSGKVTEKRAHSEAQARFNESSQKLDLLRYSLEQRLNELPKNHPRSHGIMEELSLLSSPTLSPRSSIISTQNQYSTVTKPAALTGTLDVRLMGCQDLLENVPGRSKAASVPLPGWSPSETRSSFISRANRNRGVSSRNLTKSEELSNEISAVLKLDNTVVGQTTWKPVSNQAWDQKFTLELDRSRELEISVYWRDWRSLCAVKFLRLEDFLDNQRHGMCLYLEPQGMLFAEVTFFNPVIERRPKLQRQKKIFSKQQGKTFLRAPQMNINIATWGRLVRRAIPTVSTNSFSPQAADTGPSSLPGSPSPSSDPLVTKLDFDKEPTPGPKHYPAPDSIQQPLAQDKIPNKDEVQDALASFDFLNKRNSMAVPAELERLVEQEIQHSDLEITAFQKDTEIREEEQFHFSLQDFKCVAVLGRGHFGKVLLAEYKSTGEMFAIKALKKGDIVARDEVDSLMCEKRIFETVNSVRHPFLVNLFACFQTQEHVCFVMEYAAGGDLMMHIHADVFSESRAVFYAACVVLGLQFLHDHKIVYRDLKLDNLLLDTEGYVKIADFGLCKEGMGFRDRTSTFCGTPEFLAPEVLTETSYTRAVDWWGLGVLIFEMLVGESPFPGDDEEEVFDSIVNDEVRYPRFLSTEAISIMRRLLRRSPERRLGAGERDAEEVKKHLFFRNMDWNGLLAKKVKPPFVPTIQGANDVSNFDDEFTSEAPILTPPREPRALNSDEQNMFSDFDYIADWC; from the exons ATGGCCGCCGATTCCGTGCAG ggggaTGCCAGGGGCCAGCTGGTGGCGGAGCGACTGGGTCTGGGACACAACCTGGATCTGTCGGACACCATGGTCCAACAGAAGCTGGACGAGATCAAGGAACAGATCCGCCGCGAGATCCGCAAGGAGCTGAAGATCAAAGAAGGAGCAGAGAACCTCAGAAAG GTCACTACGGACAAGAAGAGCCTGGCGTATGTCGACAACATGCTAAAAAAATCTAACAAGAAGGTAGAGGAGCTTCACCAGGAGCTCCAGGAGCTCAATGCCCACATTGTGGTCAAAGACCCTGAAGAACTGCTAG AATGCCCTTTGACCCCAGACACCCCCAACAGTGAAGTGAGGATGTGCACCAGCAGCAGCCGCCTGGCCGCCCTGAAGAGGCAGAACGACATCGAGCTCAAAGTCAAACAGGGCGCCGAAAACATGATCCTGATGTACTCCAACGGACCGTCCAAG GACCGTAAGTTACTAGCGACCGCCCAGCAGATGCTTCAGGACAGCAAGACGAAGATCGAGTTCATCCGGATGCAGATCCTCAAGGCCAGCCAGGCCAACGAGTTGAGCTTCGAAAACGACGTGATGG ACAAACCCATCATCAGCCCGCTGGACCTGCGGGTGGAGGAGCTGTGTCATCACGCCAAAATAGAGTCCGCCGTGGCCGAAGGAGCCAAGAACGTCATGAAGCTTTTGGGTTCGGGGAAAGTCACGGAAAAAAGAGCTCATTCAGAG GCCCAGGCTCGTTTTAACGAGTCCAGTCAGAAGCTCGACCTCCTGCGATATTCCTTGGAGCAGCGCCTGAACGAGTTGCCAAAGAACCACCCCCGCAGCCACGGCATCATGGAGGAGCTGTCGCTGCTGTCCTCCCCGACGCTCAGCCCCAGATCCAGCATCATCTCCACGCAGAACCAGTACAGCACCGTCACCAAGCCCGCCGCGCTCACAG GCACGTTAGACGTGAGGCTCATGGGATGTCAGGATCTCTTGGAAAACGTCCCGGGTCGGTCCAAAGCCGCGTCCGTGCCACTGCCCGGCTGGAGCCCCAGCGAGACGCGTTCCTCCTTCATCAGCCGGGCAAACCGCAACCGCGGTGTGAGCTCCAGGAACCTGACCAAGAGCGAGGAGCTTTCCA ATGAGATCAGCGCCGTGTTGAAGCTGGACAACACGGTCGTCGGCCAGACGACCTGGAAGCCCGTCAGCAACCAGGCCTGGGACCAGAAGTTCACCCTGGAGCTGGACCGG TCCCGCGAGCTGGAGATCTCCGTGTACTGGCGCGACTGGCGTTCGCTATGCGCCGTCAAGTTCCTGCGACTGGAGGACTTCCTGGACAACCAGCGTCACGGGATGTGTCTGTACCTGGAGCCGCAGGGGATGCTGTTCGCCGAG GTGACCTTTTTCAATCCCGTCATTGAGAGACGACCGAAGCTGCAGAGGCAAAAGAAGATTTTCTCTAAGCAACAAG GTAAAACTTTCCTGCGAGCCCCTCAGATGAACATCAACATCGCCACCTGGGGCCGCCTGGTGAGGAGAGCCATCCCGACCGTCAGCACCAACTCCTTCAGCCCACAGGCGGCCGACACCGGGCCCAGCAGCCTGCCTGGTTCCCCCTCCCCCAGCAG CGACCCTCTGGTGACCAAGCTGGACTTTGATAAAGAGCCCACCCCCGGACCCAAACACTATCCAGCTCCTGATAGCATCCAACAACCACTGGCGCAGGATAAGATTCCCAACAAGGACGAGGTCCAG GACGCTCTCGCCTCTTTCGACTTCCTGAACAAGAGGAACAGCATGGCGGTGCCGGCGGAGCTGGAGCGACTGGTGGAGCAGGAGATCCAGCATTCAGACCTGGAGATCACAGCCTTTCAGAAGGACACAGAAATCAG GGAAGAAGAGCAGTTCCACTTCAGCCTCCAGGATTTCAAATGCGTGGCTGTCCTGGGACGCGGTCACTTTGGAAAa gtGTTGTTAGCGGAATATAAAAGTACAGGGGAGATGTTCGCCATCAAAGCTCTGAAGAAAGGAGACATCGTGGCTCGTGATGAGGTGGACAG TTTGATGTGCGAGAAGAGGATTTTCGAGACGGTCAACAGCGTCCGCCACCCGTTCCTGGTCAACCTGTTTGCGTGTTTCCAGACGCAGGAACACGTGTGTTTCGTCATGGAGTACGCAGCCGGCGGCGACCTGATGATGCACATCCACGCCGATGTCTTCTCCGAGTCCAGGGCCGT atTTTACGCCGCCTGCGTCGTTCTGGGTTTGCAGTTTTTACACGACCATAAGATTGTGTACAG AGATTTGAAGCTGGATAATCTGCTCCTGGACACAGAGGGATATGTAAAGATCGCCGACTTTGGGCTTTGTAAAGAAG GAATGGGCTTCCGGGATCGCACCAGCACCTTCTGCGGGACCCCCGAGTTTTTAGCCCCGGAGGTTTTAACTGAAACCTCGTACACCCGCGCTGTCGACTGGTGGGGGCTGGGCGTCCTCATCTTCGAGATGCTGGTAGGAGAG TCGCCGTTCCCCGGCGACGACGAGGAGGAAGTGTTCGACAGCATCGTCAACGACGAAGTCCGCTACCCGCGGTTCCTCTCCACTGAGGCCATCTCCATCATGAGGAGG CTTTTGAGGAGGAGTCCAGAACGGCGGCTGGGAGCTGGAGAAAGGGACGCAGAGGAGGTCAAGAAGCATCTCTTCTTCAGG AACATGGATTGGAACGGGCTGCTGGCCAAGAAGGTGAAGCCGCCGTTCGTGCCGACCATCCAGGGCGCCAACGACGTCAGCAACTTCGACGACGAATTTACCTCAGAGGCGCCGATCTTGACCCCGCCCAGGGAACCCAGAGCGCTGAACTCAGACGAGCAGAACATGTTCTCTGACTTTGATTACATTGCTGACTGGTGttag